Proteins encoded together in one Chryseobacterium taklimakanense window:
- a CDS encoding bifunctional DNA primase/polymerase → MDSSKIKSATALTKDFSIIPVNSAKIPTVKTWKPYQSTPMTGEQLKDISVTTGATDFAIITGYNNLQCIDVDTKILDDEQERVFFESNFFALLRDHIPDFDNKIALYRTRSGGFHLLFRCREIEGNKKIARIRGKQEALIETRGKYGYVVAYFENKVSELDYSQIKEITPEEREVILFVCRMFDEVPEPQEPPKKKKTISTTATLSAWDDFNQNTDVWDLIRDEFTIVGKRGKYTAIKRHGAKSAYSGYIFDNGIYLFSTGTRYPAQKLLTPYHILAYQYNGGDIIKTAQELYKIGYGERRGKIKT, encoded by the coding sequence ATGGATAGCAGCAAAATAAAATCAGCAACAGCACTAACAAAAGATTTTTCCATAATTCCGGTAAATTCCGCCAAAATTCCGACCGTCAAAACGTGGAAACCGTATCAATCTACACCGATGACTGGGGAACAATTAAAAGATATTTCCGTAACGACAGGCGCGACAGATTTTGCAATTATTACGGGCTACAATAATCTGCAGTGCATAGACGTAGACACTAAAATTTTAGATGATGAGCAGGAACGCGTTTTTTTTGAAAGTAATTTTTTTGCACTGTTGCGCGACCATATACCCGACTTTGATAATAAAATAGCATTATACCGAACCCGCAGCGGAGGGTTTCATTTACTTTTCAGATGTAGAGAGATAGAGGGAAACAAAAAGATAGCACGGATCAGAGGTAAACAGGAGGCACTAATTGAAACGCGCGGAAAATACGGTTATGTAGTCGCCTATTTTGAGAATAAAGTTAGCGAACTGGACTATTCTCAAATCAAAGAAATTACACCGGAGGAACGGGAAGTTATTTTGTTTGTTTGCCGGATGTTTGATGAGGTTCCCGAACCACAGGAACCGCCTAAAAAAAAGAAAACAATTAGTACCACCGCTACATTATCCGCGTGGGACGATTTTAACCAAAATACAGACGTTTGGGATTTAATCAGGGATGAGTTTACTATTGTTGGAAAACGTGGTAAATACACGGCTATAAAACGGCACGGGGCGAAGTCTGCATATTCCGGTTATATTTTCGATAATGGAATTTATTTGTTTAGTACAGGTACACGATACCCCGCGCAAAAATTATTAACACCCTATCATATTTTAGCATATCAATATAACGGAGGGGATATAATAAAAACCGCTCAGGAACTTTATAAAATCGGTTACGGAGAACGTCGCGGGAAGATTAAAACCTGA
- a CDS encoding AAA family ATPase, giving the protein MTNEINIPLAFAKKPQKPETSAEELLEELEQHRILVTDEIPEPEIAIKMFIDENPDDHAIIGTLGNFSVLTGKAKSKKTFAIGILTASLFSEKPIMRTFQGCLPTDQNKVIYFDTEQGKWHVQRSLKRICRLAGITDDNRFSVYGLRSEPTDRRLALIEAKIYNTENLGFVVIDGVRDITFDINDPKEASDIAGRFLKWTEERNIHIITILHQNKGDSNARGHLGTELINKAETVLAVERANNSDVSVVTPTQTRNKEPEPFAFEIDQHGLPFKARVPENDRESKQKFTPDMVTEEQLEKLFFEVFNQEQFKPLGYDQTLRQLAVLHLGIIARKVGENFLKNLITRARNEQIILQPDELQKGKSKPNILNPDIREKFEKV; this is encoded by the coding sequence ATGACAAACGAAATAAATATTCCTTTGGCATTTGCAAAGAAACCGCAAAAACCTGAAACCTCAGCGGAGGAATTACTGGAGGAATTAGAGCAACACCGCATTTTAGTAACGGACGAAATACCGGAGCCTGAAATAGCTATAAAAATGTTTATTGATGAAAATCCGGACGATCACGCCATTATTGGAACACTCGGAAATTTTAGCGTATTAACGGGAAAGGCTAAAAGTAAAAAGACTTTTGCAATAGGTATATTAACCGCGTCCCTTTTCTCGGAAAAACCTATAATGCGAACCTTTCAGGGATGTTTACCGACCGACCAAAACAAAGTAATCTATTTTGATACAGAGCAAGGAAAATGGCACGTTCAGCGCAGTTTAAAACGTATCTGCAGGCTGGCAGGTATTACCGACGATAACCGATTTTCCGTTTACGGATTGCGGAGCGAACCCACAGACCGCAGACTGGCATTAATAGAGGCTAAAATTTACAATACTGAAAACTTGGGGTTCGTAGTAATTGACGGGGTCAGGGATATAACTTTTGATATTAACGATCCTAAAGAGGCGTCCGATATTGCAGGGAGGTTTCTAAAATGGACAGAGGAACGAAATATTCATATCATTACGATACTGCACCAAAATAAGGGCGACAGTAACGCGCGGGGGCATTTGGGAACAGAACTAATAAATAAGGCAGAAACAGTTTTGGCAGTGGAGCGCGCTAATAATTCCGATGTTTCAGTAGTAACCCCAACACAAACCCGAAATAAGGAGCCGGAACCGTTCGCCTTTGAAATAGACCAACACGGATTACCATTTAAGGCGCGCGTTCCTGAAAATGACAGGGAGAGCAAACAAAAGTTTACCCCCGATATGGTAACGGAGGAACAGCTGGAAAAATTGTTTTTTGAAGTGTTCAATCAGGAACAGTTTAAACCGTTGGGATATGATCAAACTTTACGACAGTTAGCGGTTTTACATTTAGGCATAATTGCCCGGAAAGTGGGAGAAAACTTTTTAAAAAACCTGATCACTCGCGCCCGAAACGAACAGATAATTCTGCAGCCGGACGAACTGCAAAAGGGAAAATCTAAACCTAACATTCTTAACCCCGATATAAGAGAAAAATTTGAAAAGGTTTAA
- a CDS encoding MGMT family protein, with translation MNSLFKQQVFEIIRLIPEGRVTTYGAIAKAVGYPKHARHVGNALRSYDEDFPAHRVCNSSGRITASCLAGFTEKLNREGVAVRGDKIQNFKVIFWNPMEEL, from the coding sequence ATGAACAGTCTTTTCAAACAGCAGGTATTTGAAATAATCCGCTTAATACCCGAAGGGAGAGTGACCACTTACGGAGCCATTGCAAAAGCGGTTGGTTATCCCAAGCATGCACGCCATGTCGGCAATGCACTTCGGAGTTATGATGAAGATTTTCCGGCACACCGGGTTTGTAATTCATCAGGTAGAATCACGGCCAGCTGTCTCGCCGGGTTCACCGAAAAATTAAACAGAGAAGGTGTAGCAGTGAGAGGCGATAAAATTCAGAATTTTAAGGTTATTTTTTGGAATCCGATGGAGGAACTTTGA
- the htpG gene encoding molecular chaperone HtpG — MTKGNINVSVENIFPLIKKFLYSDHEIFLRELISNATDATLKLKHLTSIGEAQVEYGNPQIEVKIDKENKTLHIIDQGIGMTADEVEKYINQVAFSGAEEFLEKYKDSAKDSGIIGHFGLGFYSAFMVADKVEILTKSYKDEPAVLWICDGSPQFTLEETDAKQERGTEIILHIAEDSTEFLDEQRILGLLTKYNKFMPVPIKFGSTTQTLPLPEGAPDDAKPETVEVDRIVNNPNPAWTKPPAELNREDYAKFYHELYPMQFEEPLFNIHLNVDYPFNLTGILFFPKLSNNLNIEKDKIQLYQNQVFVTDEVNGIVPDFLMLLRGVIDSPDIPLNVSRSYLQADGAVKKISSYITKKVADKMVSLINENREDYEQKWNDIKIVIEYGMISEEKFFEKSDKFALYPNTEGTYYLWNELEEKIKTAQTDKDGNLVILYATNADAQHSYIETAKERGYEVLLLDSPIVPHLIQKLESAKEKISFARVDADHINNLIKKEDTAISKLKDEEKETLKKSIEETVNDKKFTVQMEDLDSSEALFLITQPEFMRRMKDMQATGGGGMFGMNGFPEMYNLIVNTNSDLASDILNSTDEDAKEMKIKHALDLAKLSQNLLKGKELSDFIARSYQQLSK; from the coding sequence ATGACAAAAGGAAATATTAATGTTTCGGTAGAGAATATTTTTCCACTGATTAAGAAATTTCTCTACAGTGATCACGAAATTTTTCTTCGCGAACTGATCTCCAATGCCACCGATGCAACACTTAAACTTAAGCATCTGACCTCCATTGGCGAAGCCCAAGTGGAGTATGGCAATCCACAGATTGAAGTAAAAATTGATAAAGAAAACAAAACATTGCACATCATCGACCAAGGAATTGGAATGACGGCTGATGAGGTAGAAAAATACATCAATCAGGTTGCATTTTCCGGCGCTGAAGAATTTCTCGAAAAATATAAAGATTCTGCAAAAGACTCGGGAATAATCGGGCATTTCGGGTTAGGGTTCTACTCCGCATTTATGGTGGCCGACAAAGTAGAAATCCTTACCAAATCGTATAAAGACGAACCGGCGGTTTTGTGGATCTGCGATGGCAGTCCACAATTTACACTCGAAGAAACCGATGCAAAACAGGAGCGGGGCACGGAAATTATTCTGCACATTGCGGAAGATTCCACCGAGTTTTTAGATGAACAGCGCATACTTGGACTCCTGACCAAGTACAACAAATTCATGCCGGTGCCGATTAAATTTGGAAGTACCACACAAACCCTTCCATTACCTGAAGGCGCGCCTGATGATGCAAAACCCGAAACTGTAGAAGTTGACCGGATCGTAAACAACCCCAATCCCGCCTGGACGAAACCCCCTGCGGAACTCAACCGTGAAGACTATGCAAAGTTCTATCACGAACTGTATCCGATGCAGTTTGAAGAACCGCTTTTCAACATCCACCTCAATGTGGATTATCCGTTCAACCTTACCGGTATTCTCTTCTTCCCTAAATTGAGTAACAACCTGAATATCGAAAAAGACAAAATTCAGCTATATCAGAATCAGGTATTTGTCACCGATGAAGTCAACGGTATTGTTCCGGATTTTTTAATGCTGTTGAGAGGTGTGATTGATTCTCCTGATATTCCGCTGAATGTATCCAGATCTTACCTTCAGGCAGACGGTGCAGTGAAAAAAATATCATCGTACATCACGAAAAAAGTAGCCGACAAAATGGTATCGCTCATCAACGAAAACCGTGAAGATTACGAGCAAAAATGGAACGACATTAAAATTGTGATTGAATACGGAATGATCAGCGAAGAGAAATTCTTTGAAAAATCTGATAAATTTGCTCTCTACCCAAACACCGAGGGAACATACTATCTCTGGAATGAGCTGGAAGAAAAAATCAAAACTGCACAGACCGATAAGGACGGAAACTTAGTCATCTTGTATGCGACCAACGCGGATGCACAGCATTCTTACATTGAAACAGCGAAGGAAAGAGGTTACGAAGTACTGCTTCTTGATTCGCCAATTGTGCCGCACCTGATCCAGAAACTGGAATCGGCGAAAGAGAAAATTTCTTTTGCAAGAGTAGATGCGGATCACATCAACAATCTGATCAAAAAAGAGGATACCGCCATTTCCAAACTCAAAGACGAGGAAAAGGAAACCCTAAAGAAAAGCATCGAGGAAACGGTAAACGATAAAAAATTCACCGTTCAGATGGAAGATTTAGACAGCTCTGAAGCCTTATTCCTGATTACCCAGCCCGAATTTATGAGAAGGATGAAAGATATGCAGGCGACAGGCGGAGGTGGAATGTTCGGAATGAACGGCTTTCCGGAGATGTATAATCTGATCGTGAATACCAACAGTGATTTGGCTTCCGATATCCTGAACAGTACCGATGAAGATGCTAAAGAAATGAAAATTAAACATGCCCTGGATTTGGCGAAACTTTCTCAAAATCTTTTGAAGGGAAAAGAACTTTCAGATTTTATTGCGAGAAGCTATCAGCAGTTGAGCAAATAG
- a CDS encoding deoxyhypusine synthase family protein translates to MSYTVTEFLEKYYLHFNAAALVDASKGYVAHLKDGGKMMITLAGAMSTAELGKILAEMIRQDKVHIISCTGANLEEDLMNLVAHSHYKRVPNYRDLTPQEEWDLLEKGLNRVTDTCIPEEEAFRRLQKHIVEIWKDAEAKGERYFPHEYMYKMLLSGVLEQYYEIPKENSWMLAAAEKNLPIVVPGWEDSTMGNIFTSYCIKGELKPSTVKSGIEYMMFLSDWYPKNSGGKGVGFFQIGGGIAGDFPICVVPMLYQDLEMTDIPFWSYFCQISDSTTSYGSYSGAVPNEKITWGKLDITTPKYIVESDATICAPLMFQYILENS, encoded by the coding sequence ATGAGTTACACAGTTACAGAATTTCTCGAAAAATATTACCTGCACTTCAACGCTGCAGCGTTGGTAGATGCATCTAAAGGTTATGTAGCCCACCTGAAAGACGGCGGCAAAATGATGATCACCCTTGCCGGCGCAATGTCAACCGCCGAACTTGGGAAAATTCTTGCTGAGATGATCCGCCAGGACAAAGTGCATATCATCTCCTGTACTGGGGCCAATCTGGAAGAGGATCTGATGAATCTTGTGGCGCATTCACATTACAAGAGGGTGCCGAATTACAGAGACCTTACGCCTCAGGAAGAATGGGATCTTCTGGAAAAAGGGCTTAACCGTGTAACTGATACCTGTATCCCTGAAGAAGAAGCTTTCAGAAGGCTGCAGAAACACATCGTAGAAATCTGGAAAGACGCCGAAGCGAAGGGTGAAAGGTATTTCCCGCATGAATATATGTATAAAATGCTGCTTTCAGGCGTGTTGGAACAGTATTATGAAATCCCGAAAGAAAACTCCTGGATGCTGGCTGCGGCAGAGAAAAACCTTCCCATCGTGGTTCCGGGCTGGGAAGATTCCACGATGGGCAATATCTTCACGAGCTACTGTATTAAGGGCGAACTGAAGCCTTCTACCGTGAAGTCCGGTATTGAATATATGATGTTCCTGTCCGACTGGTATCCGAAGAATTCCGGTGGCAAGGGCGTTGGTTTCTTCCAGATTGGTGGTGGTATCGCCGGAGATTTCCCGATTTGCGTGGTGCCGATGCTTTACCAGGACCTTGAAATGACGGATATTCCGTTCTGGTCGTATTTCTGCCAGATTTCAGACTCCACGACCTCTTACGGGTCCTATTCAGGAGCAGTTCCAAACGAGAAGATCACCTGGGGCAAACTCGATATCACTACACCGAAATACATCGTTGAAAGTGATGCAACCATCTGTGCTCCGCTGATGTTCCAGTATATTCTGGAAAATTCTTAA
- a CDS encoding GreA/GreB family elongation factor — MTEQIILTTGIYDAIKEQLRRKKVSAEEETRLAAELRGAKQVLRRDLPEDVVTVDRVVTVKDHTANEEQEYIFVASNKAKPKKNKHSILSDIALATVGYKVGDIINWPFRDGERKIEILKVENWEN; from the coding sequence ATGACAGAACAGATTATATTAACGACAGGAATTTATGATGCGATAAAAGAACAATTAAGAAGAAAAAAGGTAAGTGCCGAAGAGGAAACCCGGCTTGCAGCGGAACTTAGAGGTGCGAAACAGGTTCTGAGAAGGGATTTGCCGGAGGATGTGGTAACCGTTGACCGCGTCGTGACGGTTAAGGACCATACCGCAAATGAAGAGCAGGAGTACATCTTCGTAGCATCAAACAAAGCGAAACCCAAGAAAAACAAACATTCCATTCTTTCGGATATTGCGCTTGCAACAGTGGGTTACAAGGTGGGTGATATCATCAACTGGCCTTTCAGAGACGGAGAACGCAAAATCGAAATCCTGAAAGTAGAAAACTGGGAAAACTAA
- a CDS encoding oxygenase MpaB family protein, which produces MGGYDYAYLNKPLVFTGALKKGAVKRLKDTLEFWVHVTRENALKINSEAYQLIVRTRLMHSYARLTIKKKVPDWDYEKWGEPINWWDMIATYTGFSLVFMQGLKKLGIKISPEEEKGVFHLWKYVSYLLGIPEEYLPENVEQAVEQLYLWSSLQDEADEDSVQLAGALLEENLTNTIYKFQFQRKLLLRLHQSMNRFLLDPEINERLEIPKPRFVSAFPKLIIQANGLAQKYFDLKNPENYRKHVELGNKNQMKVLDDYIRHSPKDFHY; this is translated from the coding sequence ATGGGCGGTTACGATTATGCTTATCTCAACAAACCCCTGGTTTTCACCGGCGCACTGAAAAAAGGTGCGGTTAAAAGACTGAAAGACACGCTTGAATTCTGGGTTCACGTCACGCGCGAAAACGCTTTGAAAATCAATTCCGAAGCTTACCAGCTGATCGTAAGAACGCGGCTGATGCATTCTTATGCCCGGCTGACCATCAAAAAGAAAGTCCCTGACTGGGATTACGAAAAATGGGGCGAACCGATCAACTGGTGGGATATGATTGCGACCTACACGGGATTTTCTCTTGTGTTTATGCAGGGTTTAAAGAAATTGGGCATCAAAATTTCACCGGAAGAAGAAAAAGGCGTTTTCCACCTGTGGAAATACGTCAGTTATCTTTTGGGAATTCCTGAAGAATATCTTCCTGAAAATGTGGAACAGGCTGTAGAACAGCTTTATCTGTGGAGCTCTTTGCAGGATGAGGCAGACGAAGACTCGGTGCAGCTTGCCGGAGCTTTGCTTGAAGAAAACCTTACCAATACAATTTACAAATTTCAGTTCCAGCGAAAATTACTGCTGCGGTTGCATCAGAGCATGAACCGGTTTCTGCTCGATCCCGAAATCAATGAACGTCTTGAAATTCCCAAACCAAGATTTGTTTCAGCCTTTCCAAAACTGATTATTCAGGCGAATGGACTCGCACAGAAATATTTTGACCTCAAAAATCCTGAAAACTACCGCAAACACGTAGAATTAGGCAACAAAAACCAGATGAAAGTGCTTGATGATTATATCAGACATTCGCCTAAGGATTTTCATTATTAA
- the arfB gene encoding alternative ribosome rescue aminoacyl-tRNA hydrolase ArfB gives MKDFITELTFKTSRSSGAGGQNVNKVETAVTVMWNVDASTYFSDDEKLLIQQKLKNRINQEGILQLTVTESRTQLQNRKIATEKILELVNKALIIPKKRLKTKPAKSQIEKRLNTKKKLSEKKENRRFRL, from the coding sequence ATGAAAGATTTCATCACAGAACTGACCTTTAAGACCTCCCGCAGCAGTGGTGCAGGCGGCCAGAATGTGAACAAGGTGGAAACTGCAGTGACCGTTATGTGGAATGTTGATGCCAGCACTTACTTTAGCGATGACGAAAAATTATTAATTCAGCAAAAACTAAAAAACAGAATCAACCAGGAAGGAATTTTGCAGCTGACCGTTACCGAATCGCGCACCCAACTTCAAAACCGAAAGATTGCCACCGAAAAAATCCTGGAACTGGTAAATAAAGCTTTAATCATCCCCAAGAAAAGGCTCAAAACAAAACCTGCGAAATCCCAGATCGAGAAGAGACTCAATACCAAAAAGAAACTGTCAGAAAAGAAAGAAAACCGCCGTTTCCGCCTGTAA
- a CDS encoding P-loop ATPase, Sll1717 family has translation MTKKEYIEFLGFNENPFQYTNADNESNLLDKYFIAPDYFEDVWGDPDSPASNIIYAPRGGGKTAQRLMIEKRAKEFDNILTITYTDHDLTNFRTADEITLSYHLEYLNRLMLLAFFNRLGELEEYQFMYKFKFEERQFLYKLCRIYLFDTPASFPKQAINSLKRYEDYALDIWKKFKEPIAEIVKSVSKAKGVEIDISKIEIDKKLQMSHKDNFLNIKELLQKLGVSTIYILVDKVDEQNLTGNDPKASYQFISELIRDLELLETSGVAFKFFLWDALKPYCVKDARPDRLFSYSLEWDYPQIRNMLNKRLAAYSSSRITDAATLFDETKGLGRTILFSEFSPRDCIRICNRILSEQFKSDKTSKVFRIPVINNSIDMFCKEKIDEFLQNDNNKRYLAKTNCASFTIEDLVSKKVAADSPAIRNIINPWTASNLVKKIGLVTRSNKKAVNEYAFTDIRMARFACNSLNMEEFILTKVKRCHTDICKKFAYRDFERKKYSCLDCGTEL, from the coding sequence ATGACAAAAAAGGAATATATTGAATTTTTAGGATTTAATGAAAATCCATTCCAATATACTAATGCAGATAATGAATCAAATTTATTAGATAAATATTTTATTGCTCCAGATTATTTTGAGGATGTTTGGGGTGATCCAGATTCTCCAGCATCAAACATAATTTATGCTCCAAGAGGAGGGGGTAAAACCGCGCAAAGATTAATGATTGAAAAACGTGCAAAGGAATTTGATAATATTCTGACTATCACTTATACAGATCATGATTTGACAAACTTTAGGACTGCAGATGAAATTACTTTATCATATCATTTAGAATATTTAAACAGGTTGATGTTACTTGCTTTTTTCAATAGGCTTGGAGAATTGGAAGAATATCAATTTATGTATAAGTTTAAATTTGAGGAACGCCAGTTCCTATATAAATTATGTCGAATTTATTTATTTGATACTCCTGCTTCTTTTCCGAAACAAGCAATCAATTCTTTAAAAAGATATGAAGATTATGCACTCGATATTTGGAAAAAATTTAAAGAACCAATTGCTGAAATTGTAAAGTCAGTTTCAAAGGCTAAAGGTGTCGAAATTGATATATCAAAAATTGAAATTGATAAAAAGTTGCAAATGTCGCATAAAGATAACTTTTTAAATATCAAAGAATTATTACAGAAATTAGGAGTTTCGACAATTTATATTTTAGTTGACAAAGTAGATGAACAAAATTTAACAGGTAATGATCCTAAAGCTAGTTATCAATTTATTTCAGAATTGATTAGAGATTTAGAACTTTTAGAAACTAGTGGCGTTGCCTTTAAGTTTTTCTTATGGGATGCTTTAAAACCATATTGTGTCAAGGACGCAAGACCTGACAGATTATTTTCATATTCTTTAGAGTGGGATTATCCACAAATAAGAAATATGCTAAACAAAAGATTAGCTGCATATAGCTCAAGTAGAATTACTGATGCAGCAACTTTATTTGATGAAACTAAAGGCTTAGGAAGAACCATATTATTTTCAGAGTTTTCTCCCAGAGATTGTATAAGAATCTGTAATCGAATTCTATCTGAACAATTTAAGTCGGATAAAACATCAAAAGTTTTTCGGATTCCCGTCATAAATAATTCAATTGACATGTTCTGCAAAGAAAAAATTGATGAATTTTTGCAAAATGATAATAACAAGAGATACCTTGCTAAAACGAATTGTGCATCATTCACAATTGAGGATTTGGTTTCAAAAAAAGTTGCAGCAGATTCACCAGCAATTCGCAACATCATTAATCCATGGACGGCTTCAAATCTCGTAAAAAAAATTGGTTTAGTAACTAGATCAAATAAGAAAGCTGTCAATGAGTATGCTTTTACTGATATTAGAATGGCTAGGTTTGCATGTAATTCTTTGAATATGGAAGAATTTATTTTGACAAAAGTTAAGAGATGTCATACAGATATTTGCAAAAAATTTGCGTATAGAGATTTTGAACGAAAAAAATATTCTTGCTTGGACTGTGGAACGGAATTATAA
- the recA gene encoding recombinase RecA, with protein sequence MSTADDKKKALALVLEKLDKTYGKGTVMTLGDDSVDTSIEVIPSGSLGLDIALGVGGYPKGRIIEIYGPESSGKTTLTLHAIAEAQKQGGIAAFIDAEHAFDRHYAAKLGIDLDDLIISQPDNGEQALEIADNLIRSGAVDIVVIDSVAALTPKAEIEGEMGDSKMGLHARLMSQALRKLTATISRTKCTVIFINQLREKIGVMFGNPETTTGGNALKFYASVRIDIRKASAPIKQGDEAVGSRVKVKIVKNKVAPPFKMAEFDIMYGEGVSKSGEILDTAVEMGIVKKSGSWFSYEDTKLGQGRDAVKDVLRDNPELAEELENKVKEAIKK encoded by the coding sequence ATGAGTACAGCAGACGATAAAAAGAAAGCACTGGCACTGGTGCTTGAAAAACTGGATAAAACCTACGGAAAAGGCACCGTAATGACTTTGGGTGACGATTCTGTGGACACTTCCATTGAAGTTATTCCTTCCGGTTCGCTCGGTTTGGATATCGCCCTTGGTGTTGGCGGATATCCGAAAGGAAGGATCATCGAAATTTATGGTCCCGAATCTTCCGGTAAAACAACCCTGACACTTCACGCCATTGCAGAAGCACAAAAACAGGGCGGCATCGCAGCGTTTATTGATGCGGAACACGCTTTCGACAGGCATTACGCAGCAAAACTGGGAATCGACCTTGATGATCTGATCATTTCCCAGCCTGATAATGGTGAACAGGCGTTGGAAATTGCAGACAACCTGATCCGTTCGGGAGCTGTTGATATCGTGGTTATCGACTCGGTAGCAGCCCTGACGCCGAAAGCGGAAATCGAAGGAGAAATGGGCGATTCTAAAATGGGACTGCATGCAAGACTGATGTCGCAGGCGCTGAGAAAACTTACGGCAACCATTTCCAGAACGAAATGTACAGTAATCTTCATCAACCAGTTGAGGGAAAAAATAGGCGTAATGTTTGGCAACCCGGAAACTACAACCGGCGGTAACGCACTGAAGTTCTATGCATCTGTAAGAATTGACATTCGCAAAGCGAGCGCTCCGATTAAACAGGGCGACGAAGCTGTGGGCAGCCGCGTAAAAGTAAAAATCGTGAAAAACAAAGTAGCGCCACCTTTCAAAATGGCTGAATTTGATATTATGTATGGCGAAGGTGTTTCCAAAAGCGGAGAAATTCTGGATACAGCTGTTGAAATGGGCATCGTGAAGAAAAGCGGTTCATGGTTCAGCTACGAAGACACCAAACTGGGACAGGGACGTGACGCCGTGAAAGACGTTCTGCGCGACAACCCGGAACTGGCTGAAGAACTTGAAAACAAAGTAAAAGAAGCTATAAAAAAATAA
- a CDS encoding AMP-binding protein, translating to MIIDFKDLDVNKLKPENDFEKKVINFIEEWFSDSETVLVQTSGSTGTAKIFEAEKSRMINSAVSTCNFLELKENDTALLCLPVEYISGKMMVVRSVVRNLKLKVSHPSLNPLIDLHGYSDFCAMTPLQVENSLDKLHLLKKIIIGGAAVSENLKQKIYERLDSSHSETKIYETYGMSETLSHIALKEIFPTEEKFFTAFENIEISQDERACLKIYAPQLNPALLQTNDVVELINEKQFRFLGRADNIINSGGAKIFPEELEKTVKQHIANEAVFLGIPDETLGQKLVLAVEGKEDEKIKSVVSNIKFEKSFHKPKGIIFVNEIPRTPNGKVNRRELFEIIKSH from the coding sequence ATGATTATTGATTTTAAAGATCTGGATGTTAATAAGTTGAAGCCTGAAAACGATTTTGAAAAAAAGGTTATAAATTTTATCGAAGAATGGTTTTCCGATTCGGAAACGGTTTTGGTACAAACTTCGGGCTCTACAGGAACTGCAAAAATATTTGAAGCAGAAAAATCAAGAATGATCAATTCTGCGGTAAGTACCTGCAACTTTTTAGAATTAAAAGAAAATGATACGGCGCTGCTTTGCCTTCCGGTTGAATATATTTCAGGGAAGATGATGGTGGTGCGGTCTGTTGTGAGGAATTTAAAATTAAAGGTTAGTCACCCGTCCCTTAATCCGCTTATTGACTTACACGGGTATTCTGATTTCTGCGCAATGACGCCTTTACAGGTTGAAAATTCATTAGACAAACTGCATCTCCTCAAAAAAATCATCATCGGCGGGGCAGCGGTTTCTGAAAATTTGAAGCAGAAAATCTATGAAAGACTGGATTCCTCGCACAGTGAAACTAAAATTTATGAAACCTACGGCATGTCGGAAACGCTTTCGCATATTGCCCTGAAGGAGATTTTTCCCACAGAAGAAAAATTTTTTACGGCATTTGAAAATATTGAGATTTCACAGGATGAACGGGCCTGTTTAAAAATTTACGCACCGCAGCTGAATCCCGCCCTTTTACAGACCAATGATGTTGTGGAACTGATTAATGAAAAACAGTTCAGGTTTTTGGGAAGGGCGGACAATATCATCAATTCGGGTGGCGCAAAGATTTTTCCGGAGGAACTGGAAAAAACTGTAAAGCAGCATATTGCGAATGAAGCAGTATTCCTCGGAATTCCGGATGAAACTTTAGGACAGAAACTGGTTCTGGCTGTTGAAGGTAAAGAGGATGAAAAAATAAAATCAGTGGTTTCTAATATTAAGTTTGAAAAATCCTTTCACAAACCGAAAGGAATTATATTTGTAAATGAAATTCCCAGAACGCCCAACGGTAAGGTTAACCGACGGGAGCTTTTTGAGATTATAAAATCACATTAA